The Deinococcus wulumuqiensis R12 genome has a window encoding:
- a CDS encoding restriction endonuclease, with the protein MSRPPSSQPSGAAAVLMLVIGGLIAVAAEPAWRMLTGPLLGLLLVTVLVLMAGPPRSRPGAVSPAPPRSPAPVPPSPVSPAPTAPVPGPSARSLADLSPREFELHVAELISALPGWQAQATRGRADQGADVLASGPGGVRVAVQVKRYRAAVGNGAVQAIVASKAVYDCTHAVVVTSGPGYTRSARELAQANGVGLWQAGELATLRRCARQGVAPPPELLPGRAGYSGQKPKSPGSRG; encoded by the coding sequence ATGTCGCGTCCTCCGTCTTCCCAGCCTTCCGGCGCCGCCGCCGTGCTGATGCTGGTGATCGGGGGGCTGATCGCGGTGGCGGCTGAACCCGCCTGGCGAATGCTGACCGGGCCGCTGCTGGGGCTGCTGCTCGTCACGGTACTGGTCCTGATGGCCGGGCCGCCGCGTTCCCGCCCTGGCGCCGTTTCGCCCGCGCCCCCCCGGTCGCCTGCTCCTGTTCCGCCTTCGCCGGTCTCCCCTGCTCCTACCGCACCTGTACCCGGCCCCAGCGCACGTTCGCTGGCCGACCTCAGCCCGCGTGAGTTCGAGCTGCATGTGGCCGAACTGATTTCGGCCCTGCCCGGCTGGCAGGCGCAGGCGACGCGGGGCCGGGCCGACCAGGGCGCCGACGTGCTGGCGAGCGGTCCCGGCGGCGTGCGGGTGGCGGTGCAGGTCAAGCGCTACCGGGCGGCGGTGGGCAACGGGGCGGTGCAGGCCATCGTGGCGAGCAAGGCCGTTTACGACTGCACGCACGCGGTGGTCGTGACCTCTGGCCCCGGCTACACCCGCTCCGCCCGCGAACTCGCGCAGGCCAACGGGGTGGGCCTGTGGCAGGCGGGCGAACTGGCCACGCTGCGCCGCTGCGCCCGGCAGGGAGTGGCCCCCCCACCGGAACTGCTGCCGGGCCGGGCCGGATATAGCGGACAAAAGCCCAAATCGCCGGGAAGCAGGGGGTAA
- a CDS encoding copper chaperone PCu(A)C: MTTSRKTLTAAGLAALLALLPALASQSTHAAPASKWTKAPAKTQPLPVTVQGATVAAVPPSIKDTAAYMTLTNRSKQPIKLVGAATSLAAHPMLMITTRSGGMMGMKMVPSLTIPAGGKLTLHRGGDHVMLMGLKRPLKVGETVTLTLTAEDGRTLKVSATVKKN; the protein is encoded by the coding sequence GTGACCACTTCCAGAAAGACGCTGACCGCCGCCGGACTCGCTGCGCTGCTGGCCCTGTTGCCCGCACTGGCAAGCCAGAGCACACACGCGGCCCCGGCGAGCAAATGGACCAAAGCGCCCGCCAAAACGCAGCCCCTGCCCGTGACCGTTCAGGGCGCGACGGTGGCCGCCGTGCCGCCGAGCATCAAGGACACCGCCGCCTACATGACGCTGACGAACAGGAGCAAGCAGCCCATCAAGCTCGTCGGCGCCGCCACCTCGCTGGCCGCGCACCCCATGCTGATGATCACCACCAGGAGCGGCGGCATGATGGGCATGAAGATGGTGCCCTCGCTGACCATCCCCGCCGGCGGCAAACTCACCCTGCACCGGGGCGGCGACCACGTGATGCTGATGGGCCTGAAACGTCCGCTGAAGGTGGGCGAGACGGTCACGCTGACCCTGACCGCCGAGGACGGGCGCACCCTGAAGGTCAGCGCCACCGTCAAGAAGAACTGA
- a CDS encoding SCO family protein, with translation MSTDLSRPGTLSPAEPGQGAGRPWYVSALLALLAVALVLGGAWLFVRVRSPFPFYGTAYPQTPAAASFSGTGADGQPYTFSPAGKTSAVFFGFTHCPNICPVTLGFLNQVREKLTPEERADFRVVLVSVDPQRDTPELLNEYLDYFGGGEAVNIPEPKLSEVAKAYGVGYRRSAVKSPQEYQVDHTTATYLIDSAGKLRVLWDYTQLGQVDRVLADVRYVMRNPAK, from the coding sequence ATGAGCACGGACCTGAGCAGGCCAGGCACCCTTTCCCCCGCCGAACCGGGCCAGGGGGCGGGGCGGCCCTGGTACGTTTCGGCGCTGCTGGCGCTGCTGGCCGTCGCGCTGGTCCTCGGCGGCGCGTGGCTGTTCGTCCGCGTCCGTTCGCCTTTTCCTTTCTACGGCACGGCGTATCCGCAGACCCCCGCCGCTGCGTCCTTCAGCGGCACCGGGGCGGACGGGCAGCCCTACACCTTTTCGCCTGCGGGCAAGACCAGCGCGGTGTTTTTCGGCTTCACCCACTGCCCCAACATCTGCCCGGTCACGCTCGGCTTTCTCAATCAGGTGCGCGAGAAGCTGACCCCCGAGGAGCGGGCCGACTTCCGCGTCGTGCTCGTCAGCGTGGACCCGCAGCGCGACACGCCGGAGCTGCTGAACGAATACCTCGACTACTTCGGCGGCGGCGAAGCGGTCAACATTCCCGAACCGAAGCTGAGCGAGGTGGCGAAGGCCTACGGCGTGGGCTACCGCCGCTCGGCGGTCAAGTCGCCGCAGGAGTATCAGGTGGACCACACCACCGCCACCTACCTGATCGACTCGGCGGGCAAGCTGCGCGTGCTGTGGGACTACACCCAGCTCGGTCAGGTGGACCGCGTACTGGCCGATGTCCGTTACGTCATGAGGAACCCAGCGAAATGA
- a CDS encoding RNHCP domain-containing protein, with translation MTGRRFTVQGTNNSFTCGNCGAEVQPLQNGSVRNHCPVCLHSKHVDVLPGDRACDCHGLMKPVGAEQSGKKGWILVHRCQKCGFTGRNKAALDDPEQPDSWDALIAVTSGGGGSR, from the coding sequence ATGACCGGGCGCAGATTTACCGTGCAGGGCACCAACAATTCGTTCACCTGCGGCAACTGCGGCGCAGAGGTGCAGCCGCTGCAAAACGGCTCGGTCAGGAACCATTGCCCGGTGTGCCTGCATTCCAAACATGTGGACGTGTTGCCCGGCGACCGCGCCTGCGACTGTCACGGCCTGATGAAACCCGTCGGCGCCGAGCAGAGCGGGAAAAAGGGCTGGATTCTGGTTCACCGCTGCCAGAAGTGCGGCTTTACCGGGCGCAACAAAGCCGCGCTGGACGACCCCGAGCAGCCCGACAGCTGGGACGCGCTGATTGCGGTGACCTCGGGGGGCGGGGGGAGTCGGTGA
- the guaB gene encoding IMP dehydrogenase, whose translation MSAPAAPQTSAQSQEDRYRYKFAQEGITFDDVLLQPRHSQVLPHEVNIGAQLTKRVRLNIPFVSAAMDTVTETNMAIAMAREGGIGVIHKNMPIDHQAEMVRKVKRSESGMIVDPITLPPTATVRDADRLMGEYRISGVPVTDPQGKLLGIITNRDLRFIDDLDVALGDVMTREHLVTVPVGTDLEQARELFKRNRIEKLLVTEGEYLRGLITIKDIEKTVKYPNAAKDDLGRLRVAAAIGVSADLMDRADALVQAGVDVLVLDSAHGHSQGILNALAKVKEQFDVDVIAGNVATRAGARDLILAGADAVKVGIGPGSICTTRVVTGVGVPQITAIFEASAAAMDAGIPVIADGGIKQTGDVPKAIAAGANVVMMGSMLAGTDEAPGETILRDGRRYKSYRGMGSLGAMDQGSADRYFQGGSRKFVPEGIEGIVAHKGTAGEVIYQFVGGLKSSMGYCGAPDLQTLRDAAQFVRITGASLIESHPHGVTITKEAPNYGGR comes from the coding sequence ATGAGTGCGCCCGCTGCCCCCCAGACGTCGGCCCAGAGCCAGGAAGACCGTTACCGTTACAAATTTGCCCAGGAAGGCATCACCTTCGACGACGTGCTGCTTCAGCCCCGGCACTCGCAGGTGCTGCCGCACGAGGTGAATATCGGTGCCCAGCTCACCAAGCGCGTCCGGCTGAACATCCCTTTCGTGTCGGCGGCGATGGACACCGTGACCGAGACCAACATGGCGATTGCCATGGCCCGCGAGGGCGGCATCGGCGTGATTCACAAGAACATGCCGATCGACCACCAGGCCGAAATGGTGCGCAAGGTCAAGCGCTCTGAAAGCGGCATGATCGTGGACCCCATCACCCTGCCGCCCACCGCCACCGTGCGCGACGCCGACCGCCTGATGGGCGAGTACCGCATCAGCGGCGTGCCGGTCACCGACCCCCAGGGTAAGCTGCTGGGCATCATCACCAACCGCGACCTGCGCTTTATCGACGACCTCGACGTGGCGCTGGGCGACGTGATGACCCGTGAACACCTCGTGACCGTGCCGGTCGGCACCGACCTGGAACAGGCCCGCGAACTGTTCAAGCGCAACCGCATCGAAAAGCTGCTGGTCACCGAGGGCGAGTACCTGCGCGGCCTGATCACCATCAAAGACATCGAAAAGACGGTGAAGTACCCCAACGCCGCCAAGGACGACCTGGGCCGACTGCGCGTGGCCGCCGCCATCGGCGTTTCGGCGGACCTGATGGACCGTGCGGACGCACTCGTGCAGGCGGGCGTGGACGTGCTGGTGCTCGACTCGGCGCACGGCCACAGCCAGGGGATTCTGAACGCGCTGGCGAAGGTCAAGGAGCAGTTCGACGTGGACGTGATCGCGGGCAACGTCGCCACCCGCGCTGGAGCGCGTGACCTGATTCTGGCCGGGGCCGACGCGGTCAAGGTCGGCATCGGCCCCGGCTCGATCTGCACCACCCGCGTGGTGACGGGTGTGGGCGTGCCGCAAATCACCGCCATCTTCGAGGCTTCGGCGGCGGCGATGGACGCGGGCATCCCGGTGATTGCCGACGGCGGCATCAAGCAGACCGGCGACGTGCCCAAGGCGATTGCGGCGGGCGCGAACGTGGTGATGATGGGCAGCATGCTCGCGGGCACCGACGAAGCCCCCGGCGAAACCATCCTGCGCGACGGACGCCGCTACAAGTCCTACCGGGGCATGGGCAGCCTGGGGGCGATGGACCAGGGCAGCGCCGACCGCTACTTCCAGGGCGGCAGCCGCAAGTTCGTGCCCGAAGGCATCGAAGGGATTGTGGCGCACAAGGGCACGGCGGGCGAGGTCATCTACCAGTTCGTCGGCGGCCTGAAGTCCAGCATGGGCTACTGCGGCGCACCCGACCTGCAAACCCTGCGCGATGCGGCGCAGTTCGTGCGCATCACGGGTGCGAGCCTGATCGAAAGCCACCCGCACGGCGTCACGATTACCAAGGAAGCGCCCAACTACGGCGGACGCTGA
- a CDS encoding substrate-binding domain-containing protein: MRPPTIQDVARAAGVGVGTVSRVLNNHPSVKPSTRESVLRSIAELDYTPNPHARRIAGGKSYTISVLLPVVTTEFYVRLLDGLETAFQEARYDVAIFPLLDRSRLERYLGSHTLAYQADGLVMATYNLTTLLTERRVKTQQPTVLVDAYAEGVDCAYMDNVAGGQVAGEYAATLPGAVYAIWVETELDQLFVTRVFEERRSGFLAALGAAGRPLAGEATAGFDPLTARRVAAELLDQAELPCTVFAAADLLAAALLDEVAARGLRIGEDVRVIGFDDQPWAAGRGLTTLHQPVESMGHEAATLLLSRLGGYKGPARARKFMPRLVVRETA, translated from the coding sequence ATGCGTCCTCCCACCATTCAGGATGTGGCCCGCGCCGCCGGGGTCGGGGTCGGCACCGTGTCGCGGGTCCTGAACAACCACCCTTCGGTCAAGCCCTCCACGCGCGAGAGCGTGCTGCGCTCCATCGCCGAACTGGACTACACGCCCAATCCGCACGCCCGCCGCATCGCCGGGGGCAAAAGCTACACCATCAGCGTGCTGCTGCCGGTCGTCACCACCGAGTTTTATGTGCGGCTGCTCGACGGCCTGGAAACCGCTTTTCAGGAGGCCCGCTACGACGTGGCGATTTTTCCGCTGCTCGACCGCTCGCGGCTGGAGCGGTATCTCGGCTCGCACACCCTGGCGTACCAGGCCGACGGACTGGTGATGGCGACCTACAACCTGACCACGCTGCTGACCGAAAGGCGCGTCAAGACCCAGCAGCCCACCGTGCTGGTCGACGCCTACGCCGAGGGCGTGGACTGCGCCTACATGGACAACGTGGCGGGGGGGCAGGTGGCAGGCGAGTACGCCGCGACGCTGCCGGGCGCTGTCTACGCCATCTGGGTGGAAACCGAACTCGACCAGCTCTTCGTCACCCGCGTGTTCGAGGAGCGCCGCAGCGGGTTCCTGGCCGCGCTGGGCGCCGCCGGACGACCCCTGGCCGGCGAAGCCACAGCGGGCTTCGACCCCCTGACCGCCCGGCGTGTGGCGGCGGAGCTGCTCGACCAGGCCGAGTTGCCCTGCACGGTCTTCGCGGCGGCGGACCTGCTCGCGGCGGCCCTGCTGGACGAAGTGGCCGCGCGGGGCCTGCGGATTGGTGAAGACGTGCGCGTCATCGGCTTCGACGACCAGCCCTGGGCGGCGGGCCGGGGCCTGACCACACTGCACCAGCCGGTCGAGAGCATGGGCCACGAGGCGGCCACGCTGCTGCTTTCCCGGCTGGGCGGGTACAAGGGTCCGGCGCGGGCCAGAAAGTTCATGCCCCGGCTGGTGGTGCGCGAAACGGCCTGA
- a CDS encoding YqhA family protein, which translates to MSAFRPSGTEPSKREWFSELIGRTRFIVLVAVIAVLLVAFSLFLQGTLIALSTIYETWREMFTHGIKSQSGTLAVEFLEVVGTMLKAVVFYLIGIGLYSLFIKPLNLTAALGVESLADLEQKVVSVVIVILGVTFLEHFIRWEKPLDTLYFAGSLALAGGALVLFQKVHQGSGSDLEQPQSKLRARRELFENDHEQREIKEQDVARAEQATEAKLEGRVPPESGAE; encoded by the coding sequence ATGTCCGCTTTCCGTCCTTCCGGCACCGAGCCGTCCAAGCGCGAGTGGTTCAGCGAACTGATCGGGCGCACCCGGTTTATCGTCCTGGTCGCCGTGATTGCCGTTCTGCTCGTCGCCTTCAGCCTGTTTTTGCAGGGGACCCTCATTGCCCTGAGCACCATCTACGAAACCTGGCGCGAGATGTTCACGCACGGCATCAAGAGTCAGTCGGGCACCCTGGCGGTGGAGTTTCTGGAGGTCGTGGGCACCATGCTCAAGGCGGTGGTGTTCTACCTCATCGGCATAGGGCTGTACTCGCTCTTTATCAAGCCGCTGAACCTGACCGCCGCGCTGGGCGTCGAGAGTCTGGCCGACCTGGAACAGAAGGTCGTGTCGGTGGTCATCGTGATTCTGGGCGTCACGTTCCTGGAACATTTCATTCGCTGGGAAAAGCCGCTGGATACGCTGTATTTCGCCGGTTCGCTGGCGCTGGCAGGCGGGGCGCTGGTACTGTTCCAGAAGGTTCACCAGGGGTCGGGCAGCGACCTGGAGCAGCCGCAGTCCAAGCTGCGGGCGCGGCGCGAACTGTTCGAAAACGACCACGAGCAGCGCGAAATCAAGGAGCAGGACGTGGCGCGGGCGGAGCAGGCCACCGAAGCCAAACTGGAGGGCCGCGTGCCCCCCGAAAGCGGCGCCGAGTAG
- a CDS encoding MOSC domain-containing protein: MKIISVNVGQPTALQVGERTVVTGIRKHPVPGRVRVDEQGLEGDRIMNRRYHGGPDQAVYVYTREDYDAWEERLGRTLEPGAFGENVLISGAESAEVRIGERFTLGEVVLEATAPRIPCGTLGARMEDAGFVKRFVQVRRPGFYARVLTPGEIGKGDPVTRIPAPDGAPSIGELFDADFAKDRDPAALRAWLAFPLGQRQRKDVEKWLAKGEGV; encoded by the coding sequence ATGAAAATCATCAGCGTGAACGTGGGCCAGCCCACCGCCCTGCAAGTGGGCGAACGGACCGTCGTGACCGGCATCCGCAAGCATCCGGTGCCGGGGCGGGTGCGGGTGGACGAACAGGGCTTAGAAGGCGACCGCATCATGAACCGGCGCTACCACGGCGGCCCCGACCAGGCGGTGTACGTCTACACCCGCGAGGACTACGACGCCTGGGAAGAGCGGCTCGGGCGCACGCTGGAGCCGGGCGCCTTCGGCGAAAACGTGCTGATCAGCGGCGCAGAGTCGGCCGAAGTTCGCATCGGGGAGCGCTTCACGCTGGGCGAAGTGGTGCTGGAAGCCACCGCCCCCCGGATTCCCTGCGGCACGCTCGGCGCACGCATGGAAGACGCCGGGTTCGTCAAACGCTTCGTGCAGGTGCGCCGCCCCGGGTTCTACGCCCGCGTACTCACCCCCGGCGAAATCGGCAAGGGCGACCCGGTGACCCGCATCCCTGCCCCCGACGGTGCGCCCAGTATCGGGGAACTGTTCGACGCCGACTTTGCCAAGGACCGCGACCCCGCCGCGCTGCGGGCGTGGCTGGCGTTTCCCCTCGGGCAGCGCCAGCGCAAGGACGTGGAAAAGTGGCTGGCAAAGGGCGAAGGGGTTTGA
- a CDS encoding cytochrome c oxidase assembly protein gives MLALLVLSAGAYFWAFARARRTEGGRARWPGWKVALFSLGLGLWYVATQTGTRAYTGQSMALYMGRLMVLAEVVPPLLVLGLPRGITLSRQSPLGRVLGLLLDPWVALAVWTAVIIFWNIPAGFNASVVSNTAAPLLPTLYLLSSLLVWGVVLRPLPTVQAAGVGNRGGFGLLAALPMMAVAAVWLYSREVLYTPYVNALCLWNLTPLQNQQISGWIMMIAGLPAMALAFVQLMMWLLALADGEGNQTSKPG, from the coding sequence ATGCTGGCGCTGCTGGTGCTGAGCGCGGGGGCGTACTTCTGGGCTTTTGCCCGCGCCCGGCGCACGGAAGGGGGCCGCGCCCGCTGGCCCGGGTGGAAAGTCGCGCTGTTTTCGCTGGGCCTGGGGCTGTGGTACGTGGCGACGCAGACCGGCACCCGCGCCTACACCGGGCAGAGCATGGCGCTGTACATGGGCCGCCTGATGGTGCTGGCCGAGGTGGTGCCGCCGCTGCTGGTGCTGGGGCTGCCGCGCGGCATCACGCTCTCGCGCCAGTCGCCGCTGGGCCGGGTGCTGGGGCTGCTGCTCGACCCCTGGGTCGCGCTGGCGGTGTGGACGGCGGTCATCATCTTCTGGAACATTCCGGCGGGCTTCAACGCCAGCGTGGTCAGCAACACGGCGGCCCCGCTGCTGCCCACGCTGTACCTGCTCAGCTCGCTGCTGGTCTGGGGCGTGGTGCTGCGCCCGCTGCCCACCGTGCAGGCCGCTGGCGTCGGCAACCGGGGGGGCTTCGGCCTGCTCGCCGCCCTCCCGATGATGGCGGTGGCCGCCGTGTGGCTGTACTCGCGCGAGGTGCTGTACACGCCCTACGTCAATGCGCTGTGCCTGTGGAACCTCACCCCGCTGCAAAACCAGCAGATTTCCGGCTGGATCATGATGATTGCGGGGCTTCCGGCGATGGCGCTCGCCTTCGTGCAGCTCATGATGTGGCTGCTCGCGCTGGCCGACGGCGAGGGCAACCAGACCAGCAAACCCGGCTGA